In one window of Pseudomonadota bacterium DNA:
- a CDS encoding UTP--glucose-1-phosphate uridylyltransferase, with amino-acid sequence MTSRIRKAVFPVAGSGTRMLPATRAIPKEMLTIVDKPLIQYAVEEARDAGVEQFIFVTGKGKSAIEDHFDDAGLQELGLKPGQVSYTTQTQPLGLGHAIWCARYLVADEPFAIVLVDELLSSDRPCLKQMLENFAETPDNYLALMQVPREQTHRYGIVKTTDANDARIAIQDMVEKPASEVAPSNWAIIGRYLLTPEVFSYLERQKPGAGNEIQLTDAMRAMLVEHRFQGIPFQGDRFDCGSKVGWLQANMHMASLRDDLRDELGQSVPGRLVSGF; translated from the coding sequence ATGACTTCTCGAATTCGCAAGGCTGTTTTTCCGGTTGCAGGGTCAGGTACTCGTATGTTGCCGGCGACTCGGGCTATTCCCAAAGAAATGCTGACCATTGTCGACAAGCCTTTAATTCAATACGCTGTTGAAGAAGCACGTGATGCTGGGGTCGAACAGTTTATTTTTGTAACGGGTAAAGGCAAATCCGCTATTGAGGATCATTTTGATGATGCTGGCTTACAAGAGCTAGGCTTAAAACCAGGACAAGTGTCTTATACCACGCAAACTCAGCCTTTGGGGCTGGGGCATGCCATTTGGTGCGCTCGGTATTTGGTTGCAGATGAACCTTTTGCCATTGTTTTAGTTGATGAGTTGTTGTCATCCGATAGGCCCTGTCTAAAGCAAATGCTCGAAAATTTTGCAGAAACGCCAGATAATTATCTGGCACTGATGCAAGTCCCCAGAGAGCAAACGCACAGATATGGTATTGTCAAAACAACAGATGCAAATGACGCACGTATTGCCATTCAGGATATGGTGGAAAAACCTGCATCCGAAGTGGCACCTTCCAACTGGGCCATCATTGGACGCTACCTGCTGACTCCAGAGGTGTTTTCTTATCTGGAACGACAGAAACCTGGGGCTGGCAATGAGATTCAATTAACGGACGCCATGCGAGCTATGCTGGTTGAACACCGGTTTCAAGGAATTCCATTTCAAGGTGACCGCTTTGATTGCGGCTCAAAGGTAGGATGGTTGCAGGCCAATATGCATATGGCTTCGTTGCGCGATGATTTGCGTGATGAGTTAGGGCAGAGTGTGCCTGGGCGTTTGGTTTCTGGTTTTTGA
- the dapA gene encoding 4-hydroxy-tetrahydrodipicolinate synthase: MFKGSIVALITPFCSGGVDEKTLASLVEWQIQQGTQGIVPCGSTGEGMALSYAEKCRVIEICVKMAAGRIPVIASTGLITTPETIQLTQSAQGLGADGALVIVPPYLKPSAEGIYQHFKAVHDATDLPIVIYNHPGRTGVDLSLATLQRLAKLKNIVGLKDASLNPYRPVEIRQQIGTEFVFLSGDDGATLALMAQGGQGAISITANVSPKLCVDTYHAWVAGDMQTVAELRDQLFPLHQALCIESNPTPVKYAASVLGLCANEVRAPLVPITQASQQIVDAALQHAGLSGQTLTLAG, translated from the coding sequence ATGTTTAAAGGATCCATTGTTGCCTTGATTACCCCCTTTTGCAGCGGGGGAGTGGATGAAAAAACTTTAGCCTCCTTGGTAGAATGGCAAATTCAGCAAGGAACTCAGGGGATTGTTCCTTGCGGATCTACCGGTGAGGGGATGGCGCTGAGCTATGCTGAAAAGTGTCGAGTTATCGAGATTTGTGTAAAAATGGCCGCAGGAAGAATTCCCGTTATTGCCAGCACTGGGCTTATTACCACGCCTGAAACAATACAGTTAACTCAATCCGCACAAGGATTGGGGGCGGATGGAGCGTTGGTGATTGTGCCGCCTTATCTAAAACCATCTGCTGAGGGTATTTACCAGCATTTTAAAGCAGTGCACGATGCTACTGATTTGCCAATTGTGATCTATAATCACCCTGGGCGTACTGGTGTGGATCTTTCGCTTGCAACGTTGCAGAGGTTGGCCAAGCTAAAAAATATTGTGGGATTGAAGGATGCCAGTTTAAATCCCTACCGGCCAGTTGAAATTCGCCAACAAATAGGGACTGAGTTTGTGTTTCTTTCTGGTGACGATGGAGCAACTTTAGCTCTTATGGCTCAAGGAGGGCAGGGGGCTATCTCGATTACCGCCAATGTATCCCCCAAGTTGTGCGTTGATACTTATCATGCTTGGGTTGCAGGAGATATGCAAACAGTTGCTGAGCTGCGTGATCAGTTATTTCCCCTGCATCAGGCTTTGTGTATTGAAAGCAATCCAACACCTGTAAAGTATGCTGCAAGTGTATTAGGTCTGTGTGCAAACGAAGTGAGAGCGCCACTGGTCCCCATTACTCAAGCTTCACAGCAGATTGTGGACGCAGCGCTACAACATGCTGGCTTATCTGGTCAAACTTTGACATTGGCAGGATAA
- a CDS encoding MBOAT family protein — protein MLFHTQLFILVFLPVVLGFYYLSRRHHTLQQWLLVAASLIFYGYWDVRLIPLLIGSVIVNWLVAQQYVQSKHKWLIYLGVLANLALLGIFKYANFFAETFAALHGSQHQYWDIVLPLGISFFTFQQLSYLVDLNRGNAPLYSLRKYALYVTFFPQLIAGPIVRHNEILPQFKESIGPEVMVKRISQGLILFMLGVIKKVVVGDTLAGIVDPLYATVQSLSCIEAWIAAFGFSLQIYFDFSGYSDMAIGLGLMFGVILPENFAAPYRATSIVEFWRRWHMTLSRFLKDYLYIPLGGNRFGATHQVGALLVTMLLGGLWHGANWTFVIWGLIHGSALATNHMWQKTGIKLPSVLAWSLTFVVVVLAFALFRAPDVATAALLYAKMFSLPIAGEAGLTLKSLWILPVAFLIVLFGMTTQTYVFEKFKPARIGAVALGLTGVWLVLKLGGDFGHEFIYFQF, from the coding sequence ATGCTTTTTCACACGCAACTTTTTATTCTCGTTTTCTTGCCGGTGGTGCTTGGATTTTATTACCTATCACGACGACATCATACTTTACAGCAATGGCTTCTGGTTGCTGCGTCCCTTATCTTCTACGGTTATTGGGATGTGCGACTCATTCCTCTATTGATTGGTTCTGTCATTGTGAATTGGTTGGTGGCCCAGCAGTATGTGCAATCCAAGCACAAATGGCTCATATATTTAGGCGTATTAGCCAACCTCGCGTTGTTGGGCATTTTCAAATACGCTAATTTTTTTGCTGAAACCTTTGCTGCATTGCATGGAAGCCAGCACCAGTATTGGGATATCGTTTTGCCGTTGGGAATCAGCTTCTTCACATTCCAGCAGCTCTCTTATTTGGTGGATTTAAACCGTGGTAATGCTCCTTTGTATTCTTTGAGAAAGTATGCGCTTTACGTTACATTTTTTCCTCAGCTGATTGCTGGTCCCATTGTGCGTCATAACGAAATACTGCCTCAGTTTAAAGAATCCATTGGACCCGAGGTTATGGTAAAAAGGATTTCCCAGGGACTTATTCTCTTCATGCTTGGAGTCATTAAAAAAGTTGTTGTGGGTGATACGCTTGCAGGGATTGTTGATCCGCTATATGCGACAGTTCAAAGTCTATCTTGTATTGAGGCTTGGATTGCAGCCTTTGGATTTAGTTTGCAGATTTATTTCGACTTTTCAGGTTATTCCGATATGGCCATTGGTTTGGGATTAATGTTTGGGGTCATTTTACCTGAAAATTTTGCAGCTCCCTATCGGGCAACTTCTATCGTTGAGTTTTGGAGGCGTTGGCATATGACTCTATCTCGTTTTTTAAAAGATTATTTGTACATTCCATTAGGGGGTAACCGGTTTGGAGCAACGCATCAGGTTGGAGCTTTGCTGGTTACAATGTTGCTCGGAGGGCTCTGGCACGGAGCCAACTGGACGTTTGTAATTTGGGGGCTGATTCATGGTAGTGCTTTGGCCACCAACCACATGTGGCAAAAAACTGGCATTAAATTGCCAAGTGTCTTAGCATGGAGCCTTACCTTTGTAGTAGTAGTTCTTGCTTTTGCACTGTTTCGTGCTCCTGATGTTGCAACAGCTGCTTTACTTTATGCCAAAATGTTTTCTCTACCTATCGCAGGAGAAGCTGGATTGACCTTGAAATCTTTGTGGATTTTGCCTGTGGCTTTCTTGATCGTCCTGTTTGGGATGACAACGCAGACATATGTGTTTGAAAAGTTTAAACCTGCGCGCATCGGGGCGGTTGCACTTGGTTTAACAGGAGTTTGGTTAGTGCTTAAACTAGGTGGGGATTTCGGACATGAATTTATTTATTTCCAGTTTTAA
- a CDS encoding winged helix-turn-helix transcriptional regulator, translating into MKIQIYPEIWRRYVDNVILDRIEASEGMTTSELAATLDLSVRATRGRLKRLVELKLVKEIGTSPFDPRKKYVI; encoded by the coding sequence CTGAAAATTCAGATTTACCCGGAGATATGGAGAAGATACGTTGATAACGTTATTCTTGACCGCATAGAAGCTTCGGAAGGTATGACAACGTCTGAATTAGCTGCAACACTTGATTTATCGGTGCGTGCCACTCGTGGGCGGCTTAAAAGGCTTGTAGAACTTAAATTAGTTAAGGAAATTGGCACCAGCCCCTTTGACCCACGTAAAAAATATGTGATTTAA